In Solanum stenotomum isolate F172 unplaced genomic scaffold, ASM1918654v1 scaffold32793, whole genome shotgun sequence, a single genomic region encodes these proteins:
- the LOC125852197 gene encoding uncharacterized protein LOC125852197, with protein sequence MSPDSKLIAPDGSDSSGLSDADLRSHLASQQLVIQDLAAQVANLSSRLPSLMVAPPSSITSGSSSGHMSVRHKPAPVEFGRFNGAQPDAWIFQADRYFDFYGIIAEHKLTLASFYLDGEALEWYRWLYRNKQLSDWPRFTEKLLSRFRPRHVLSPEARLSKLMQTSTVADFRRRFEAVLNETMTLPEEFLVECFLSGLRPDILTAVTAHEPTRLDQVINLAHIQEQRIIAEKGPPRPASARTQPLLPTPTSQSAPNAPTTPSNGRLPFKRLSQAEMQSRREKGLCFNCDEKFSAGHRCKTGPQLLLLSYEVEDPLLMPTPVIADEVLAEELQCLEVQAHSTISYHALTGSVSDHVIRLTGHVTGSPVQVLVDGGSTHNFIQSRVAKFLQLPVTPVPIFSVVVGSGQLLKCDGVCQGVPLTVQGSTIHLDFFVLAVHGADLVIGASWMATLGPVVTDYGARIFEFNYHGQRYSWHGDPPDVQPIQLHSLRRLSATDAISSYFHLKLVKPQGLPPVRPQDHTIHLLPGTEPVNVRPYRYPYFQKNVMEQLVGDMIRDGVIRPSTSPFSSPVLLVRKNDGTWRFCVDYRALNAVTVRDRFPIPTIDELFDELYGAQFFSKLDLLSGYHQIRVRSGDVEKTAFRTHEGHYEFLVMPFGLSNAPSTFQATMNDIFRPYLRRFVLVFFDDILIYSPSWTAHLEQLRLVLQLLQEHKLVAKRSKCVFGQASVDYLGHVITTAGLAVDPTKITIIQQWPTPFSVKDVRSFLGLAGYYRRFIHHFASIAAPLTDLLRKEAFVWAVPQQAAFDALRLCLSSTPVLALPDFSKAFQLETDASGVGIGAILSQNGHLVAFFSQKLSKRMQQASTYHREMFAIIQAVGKWRQYLLGRQFTIVTDQQSLKNLTTQTIQTPEQQKWLRKLVGYDFTIIYRPGRHNGVADALSRVPDVIYMALSKSVPTLLTELRHLNTSHTELLALKQSILTSPTSVPALMG encoded by the exons ATGTCACCAGATTCGAAACTCATAGCTCCCGACGGTTCCGACTCTTCTGGCCTTTCTGATGCTGACCTTCGTTCCCACCTGGCAAGTCAACAGTTAGTGATTCAAGATCTTGCTGCTCAGGTAGCAAATCTCAGCTCTCGTTTGCCGTCGCTGATGGTTGCTCCACCTTCTAGCATAACTAGTGGTTCATCTAGTGGTCATATGTCTGTTCGCCATAAGCCGGCACCGGTTGAATTTGGTCGTTTTAATGGTGCACAGCCAGACGCTTGGATCTTTCAGGCTGATCGTTATTTTGATTTCTACGGTATTATCGCTGAACATAAATTGACCTTGGCTTCGTTTTATCTTGACGGTGAAGCCTTGGAGTGGTATAGATGGCTCTATCGTAATAAGCAGTTGAGTGATTGGCCTCGATTCACAGAGAAACTGCTTAGTCGCTTTCGTCCTCGTCATGTCCTTTCGCCAGAAGCTCGTCTGTCTAAGTTGATGCAAACTTCTACAGTTGCAGACTTTCGGCGTCGTTTTGAAGCTGTTTTGAATGAAACGATGACGTTGCCTGAGGAGTTTTTGGTAGAATGCTTTCTTTCGGGCCTTCGACCCGATATTCTAACTGCTGTTACTGCTCATGAGCCCACACGGTTGGACCAAGTCATTAACCTAGCCCATATTCAGGAGCAACGTATTATAGCTGAAAAAGGGCCGCCCCGACCCGCTTCTGCTCGGACCCAACCTTTGTTGCCTACGCCGACATCCCAATCAGCTCCAAATGCGCCGACGACGCCCTCTAATGGTCGTCTTCCCTTTAAGCGCCTATCTCAAGCTGAGATGCAGAGTCGTCGGGAAAAAGGGCTTTGCTTCAATTGTGATGAGAAGTTTTCTGCCGGCCATCGTTGTAAGACTGGCCCTCAATTGTTGCTTTTGTCATATGAGGTCGAGGATCCTTTGCTTATGCCGACGCCCGTGATTGCTGATGAGGTCCTCGCCGAGGAACTTCAATGTTTGGAGGTTCAGGCTCACTCCACTATTTCCTATCATGCCTTGACTGGCAGCGTTTCAGATCATGTGATTCGTCTCACCGGACATGTCACTGGTTCTCCGGTACAGGTGCTTGTTGACGGCGGTAGCACACATAATTTTATCCAGTCCCGGGTGGCCAAGTTTCTCCAGCTCCCAGTGACGCCAGTCCCTATTTTCTCTGTAGTGGTGGGAAGTGGACAACTTCTCAAGTGTGACGGTGTTTGTCAGGGTGTGCCATTGACAGTTCAGGGATCAACTATTCATTTAGATTTCTTTGTGTTAGCTGTCCATGGGGCTGATCTGGTTATTGGGGCATCGTGGATGGCTACATTAGGTCCTGTGGTCACAGATTATGGGGCTCGTATTTTTGAATTCAACTATCATGGACAGCGGTACAGTTGGCATGGCGATCCACCAGATGTGCAACCCATCCAATTGCATAGCCTTCGTCGTTTATCAGCTACTGATGCCATCTcttcttatttccatttaaaattGGTG AAACCTCAGGGCCTTCCACCGGTGCGACCCCAAGATCACACCATCCATTTGCTACCAGGGACGGAACCAGTGAATGTCCGCCCATACCGCTATCCCTATTTCCAGAAGAATGTCATGGAACAATTAGTTGGTGATATGATTCGTGATGGGGTTATTCGTCCCAGCACCAGCCCTTTTTCTTCGCCTGTTCTTTTAGTTCGCAAAAATGATGGCACTTGGCGTTTTTGTGTGGATTATCGCGCCTTGAACGCTGTCACAGTGCGTGACAGATTTCCAATTCCCACTATCGATGAGCTTTTTGATGAACTTTATGGTgcccaatttttttctaaattggaTTTGTTATCGGGATATCATCAGATTCGGGTCCGCTCAGGGGACGTCGAAAAGACTGCATTTCGGACTCACGAAGGGCATTACGAGTTCCTtgttatgccatttggtctCTCCAATGCTCCCTCCACATTTCAAGCGACCATGAATGATATATTTCGCCCGTATTTGCGCCGCTTTGTATTAGTTTTTTTCGATGACATTCTGATTTATAGTCCTTCTTGGACTGCCCATCTTGAACAATTACGGTTAGTCTTGCAATTGCTTCAGGAGCATAAATTGGTTGCTAAGCGGTCGAAATGTGTCTTTGGCCAAGCATCTGTTGATTATTTAGGCCATGTTATCACTACCGCTGGTTTAGCAGTAGACCCAACCAAAATTACGATCATTCAGCAGTGGCCTACACCTTTTTCTGTGAAAGATGTACGGAGTTTCTTAGGGCTGGCTGGGTACTACCGTCGGTTTATTCATCATTTTGCATCCATAGCTGCACCGTTGACTGACTTGTTACGTAAGGAGGCCTTTGTGTGGGCTGTACCCCAGCAGGCAGCTTTTGATGCATTAAGGCTTTGTCTCAGCTCCACCCCTGTTTTGGCGCTTCCGGATTTTAGCAAAGCTTTCCAATTGGAAACTGATGCCTCCGGCGTCGGCATTGGAGCTATATTATCGCAAAATGGCCATCTAGTGGCCTTTTTCAGTCAAAAACTTAGCAAACGCATGCAACAAGCTTCAACCTATCACAGGGAAATGTTTGCCATCATTCAAGCTGTTGGCAAGTGGCGGCAATATTTGTTGGGACGCCAATTTACCATCGTGACTGATCAACAGTCACTTAAGAACTTGACCACCCAAACTATCCAGACACCTGAACAACAAAAATGGCTTAGAAAATTGGTTGGCTATGACTTCACCATTATCTATCGACCTGGCCGACATAATGGTGTTGCGGATGCGTTATCTAGAGTTCCGGATGTTATTTACATGGCACTCTCTAAGAGCGTTCCCACTCTTCTTACGGAATTAAGACACCTTAATACCAGCCATACTGAGTTGCTTGCTCTAAAGCAATCTATTCTCACGAGCCCTACCTCTGTTCCAGCTTTGATGGGTTAA